A single genomic interval of Spinacia oleracea cultivar Varoflay chromosome 6, BTI_SOV_V1, whole genome shotgun sequence harbors:
- the LOC110805762 gene encoding protein ACCELERATED CELL DEATH 6 gives MCLRSGEPSQRTSIATPKSLNLPTFNCLFDTKKGNFVAKLTLKSRNQHILTSTTLLLSQKKMTPPNSTSPTAESNLLNDQEALSSMETTPLSPQPEDNVTPEELSNIEDILRVLESQNMDPIHSNRFSLATSDSHSSRGTAASVADDEHSVSIEEHLYRLLTNGKKDEILSFGVNLEELKTKEDKNSVLHIAASAGQAELITDILPKCKGMIEWKNSKGDLAFHSAAKAAQFNALKALIDWIVKEGISREMLGWENNEGNTALHIALENNQQDMARVLVGEFNQACYQLNKQMISPLYLAIKSGYWMLVKHMISCTMQQKAASEDALLRGKSIVHAAIEAKNLEILKEILNHHRHLIVSMDDEGRTPLSYAAYKGYIVGVQYLLKEFPDCAFKRDKDEEGSFPIHKAASGGNIKVIKELHNTKRLLNRKEQNILHIAAASGKSKLVSYLLKLQELEGLINLKDEDGNTPLHLATKGFHPRVVYILTRENRCKCELQNKDGLTALDLAEIHSGSFPTFEARLTWMALRYVDAPRSSQSTRKRFVQKDITRKQNQRANDKNELESYKDRVDTHLLVATLVATVTFAAGFTLPGGYNQSDPDIGMAVLAHRWAFKVFVICNTAALYSSILSVVTLIWAHMGDLKLVLVSLRFALPLLGFALAMMSLAFMMGIFVVLKTVTWLSYVVLGMGSVFLLVVLVFFIPLYNPSYIRNSVVRFFFSGTFLLLLLVCENSSNEYA, from the exons ATGTGCTTGCGAAGTGGGGAGCCAAGTCAACGTACTAGCATAGCAACTCCAAAAAGCCTCAACTTGCCTACCTTCAACTGTCTATTTGACACAAAAAAAGGAAACTTCGTAGCAAAACTTACATTGAAATCAAGAAACCAGCATATATTGACTTCAACGACTTTACTACTTTCTCAGAAAAAAATGACTCCTCCCAACTCTACTTCTCCTACTGCAGAGAGCAATCTCCTGAATGATCAAGAAGCTTTATCCTCCATGGAAACCACCCCATTATCCCCGCAACCCGAAGATAACGTCACCCCAGAAGAACTGAGCAACATTGAAGACATCCTAAGAGTACTGGAAAGTCAAAACATGGACCCAATTCACAGCAACAGATTTTCTCTGGCAACCAGTGACAGCCACTCGAGTCGTGGAACCGCAGCATCAGTTGCAGACGATGAACATTCTGTTTCAATTGAAGAGCATCTGTACAGATTGTTAACCAATGGGAAAAAAGATGAGATTTTATCTTTTGGAGTTAATCTTGAGGAGTTAAAGACTAAGGAGGATAAAAACTCTGTCCTTCACATTGCAGCTAGTGCAGGGCAAGCTGAGCTTATTACTGATATTCTTCCTAAGTGTAAAGGTATGATCGAGTGGAAGAACAGCAAAGGTGATCTTGCATTTCATTCTGCTGCGAAAGCAGCACAGTTTAATGCACTCAAAGCTCTGATTGATTGGATTGTAAAGGAGGGAATTAGCAGGGAGATGTTGGGGTGGGAAAATAATGAAGGGAATACCGCGCTGCATATTGCTTTGGAAAATAACCAGCAAGATATGGCTCGGGTTTTGGTGGGTGAGTTTAATCAAGCTTGTTATCAGTTGAATAAGCAGATGATTTCTCCATTGTATTTAGCTATCAAGTCGGGTTACTGGATGCTTGTGAAGCACATGATCTCATGCACAATGCAGCAGAAGGCGGCTTCAGAGGATGCTCTTCTTCGAGGAAAATCTATTGTTCATGCTGCTATTGAGGCCAAGAATTTAG AAATCCTGAAGGAGATACTAAACCATCATAGACACCTGATTGTATCAATGGATGATGAAGGTCGTACACCATTATCCTATGCAGCATACAAAGGTTACATTGTAGGAGTTCAATACTTGCTTAAGGAATTCCCAGACTGTGCATTCAAACGTGATAAGGACGAAGAAGGCTCCTTCCCTATTCATAAGGCAGCAAGTGGTGGTAACATAAAAGTAATCAAAGAGCTGCATAATACAAAGAGATTACTGAACAGGAAAGAGCAAAACATTCTTCATATTGCAGCTGCAAGTGGAAAATCCAAACTAGTATCTTATCTATTGAAATTGCAGGAGTTGGAAGGTCTTATTAATCTAAAAGATGAAGATGGAAATACTCCTTTGCATTTGGCTACAAAAGGGTTTCATCCGAGGGTGGTGTATATTTTGACTCGAGAAAATAGATGCAAGTGTGAACTGCAGAACAAGGATGGTTTGACAGCTCTTGATTTGGCTGAGATCCATTCTGGCTCATTCCCCACTTTTGAAGCG CGGTTGACATGGATGGCCTTGAGATATGTCGATGCACCTCGAAGCTCACAGTCAACAAGGAAGAGATTTGTGCAAAAGGACATAACCAGAAAGCAAAATCAGAGAGCAAATGACAAGAATGAGCTAGAAAGCTACAAGGACAGAGTCGACACTCACTTACTAGTAGCAACACTAGTAGCTACTGTAACCTTTGCAGCCGGGTTTACCCTCCCAGGAGGGTACAACCAGTCTGATCCAGACATAGGCATGGCAGTCTTGGCACATAGATGGGCATTCAAGGTGTTTGTAATATGCAACACAGCAGCATTATACAGCTCTATCTTAAGTGTTGTGACTCTTATTTGGGCACACATGGGTGATCTTAAGTTAGTCTTGGTTTCCCTCAGGTTTGCACTTCCCTTGCTAGGATTTGCACTCGCTATGATGTCGTTGGCTTTCATGATGGGTATATTTGTTGTGTTAAAGACGGTAACTTGGCTTTCGTATGTGGTTTTAGGGATGGGATCTGTGTTTTTGCTAGTTGTGCTTGTGTTCTTCATCCCACTTTATAATCCGTCTTATATTAGGAATTCTGTTGTTCGTTTTTTCTTTTCGGGTACCTTCCTGTTGTTGCTCCTGGTGTGTGAAAACAGCAGTAATGAGTATGCCTAA
- the LOC110805768 gene encoding uncharacterized protein, whose amino-acid sequence MTTIPLSIIRFPTLNHLPSNPLSNSPNFLLNCSSIHPSKLQIQLGFVVIKSRISRISYSNEADPLDSVEVLRVPDHWLEPSRALQESEWLRVTLHKWLDDEYCPEPTNVDISRVAANSYHQSLLQKTSDVGDILLKMVRELESISYQESFHGAFSSANAAVNLIAERIEND is encoded by the exons ATGACTACAATTCCCCTCTCTATCATCCGATTCCCAACCCTTAATCATTTACCCTCCAATCCCCTCTCAAATTCCCCAAATTTCCTGCTCAATTGTTCATCAATTCACCCTTCAAAACtccaaattcaattagggttcgTGGTGATTAAATCTCGAATTTCTCGAATTTCTTATTCCAATGAAGCGGACCCACTTGACTCAGTTGAAGTTCTTAGGGTTCCTGATCATTGGTTGGAACCTTCCAGAGCACTTCAG GAATCAGAGTGGCTAAGAGTGACACTCCATAAATGGTTAGATGATGAGTATTGTCCTGAACCAACTAATGTTGACATCAGTAGAGTTGCTGCTAATTCTTATCATCAGTCATTGTTACAGAAGACTTCTGATGTGGGTGACATTTTGTTGAAAATGGTCAGAGAACTAGAATCTATTTCTTACCAGGAAAGCTTTCATGGAGCATTCTCTTCAGCCAATGCTGCTGTCAATCTAATTGCTGAGAGAATAGAGAACGATTAG